The proteins below are encoded in one region of Nocardioides marmorisolisilvae:
- a CDS encoding DUF4411 family protein: protein MTEPGLLPFPFYSFDTSAFINGRRDLYRLPTFEALWDRIGQLIDDGMILAVDEVKREIRRKDDDVAKWIRVHRGLFVALAHDIQKGTKEVLAACPRLMAQHGANRNSADPFVVGLALARGGTVVTQETPANSDRKPRIPDACISVGVPWMTLPEFVSSQVAEPYSK from the coding sequence GTGACTGAACCGGGTCTCCTACCGTTTCCGTTCTACTCCTTCGACACCAGCGCGTTCATCAACGGCCGTCGCGACCTCTACCGGCTGCCGACCTTCGAGGCCCTCTGGGACAGGATCGGCCAGTTGATCGACGACGGAATGATCCTCGCCGTCGACGAGGTCAAGAGGGAGATCCGGAGGAAGGACGACGATGTCGCGAAGTGGATCCGTGTCCACCGAGGGCTGTTCGTGGCACTGGCGCACGACATCCAGAAGGGCACCAAGGAGGTGCTGGCGGCCTGCCCACGGCTGATGGCCCAGCACGGCGCGAACCGGAACTCAGCCGACCCGTTCGTCGTCGGCCTCGCCCTTGCTCGTGGCGGCACCGTCGTCACCCAAGAGACACCGGCAAACAGCGACCGGAAGCCCAGGATCCCCGACGCCTGCATAAGTGTGGGCGTTCCGTGGATGACGTTGCCCGAGTTCGTGTCTTCGCAGGTCGCCGAACCCTATTCGAAGTAG